In Palaemon carinicauda isolate YSFRI2023 chromosome 14, ASM3689809v2, whole genome shotgun sequence, the following proteins share a genomic window:
- the LOC137652997 gene encoding loricrin-like — MATKLEQKQLSENEEYATNPLKIAATVLLTVIASALATPTGYGNGQNSALMPYQFAYNVNDAYKGLDFGQRENSDGNAVYGSYTVQLPDGRRQNVDYRADHQTGYVAKVNYEGQAQHPKNYGPAITFRPSFGNGGQGGSGFGQGGSGFGQGGSGYGNGGFGQGGSGFGQGGSGFGQGGSGYGSGSFGQGGSGFGQGGSGFGQGGSGSGSGYGGNSGSGFGQGGSGHGSGGFGQGGSGSGSGYGGNSGSGFGQGGSGHGSGGFGQSGSRSGSGYGGNSGSGFGQGGSGHGSGGFGQSGSGSGYGGNSGSGFGQGGSGHGSSGFGQGGSGSGYGGNSGSQYGHGSGVAGDLYNIVLASSHPSYESPPMPYQFAYDVKDPLKGLSFDHREQSDGNVVTGFYNVALPDGRQQNVEYSADHQTGFVAKVNYEGQAQHPQVYGPAITFRPSQNNGGNGFGYGGQGNGNGGAGSGYGGQGSGNGGAGSGYGGQGSGNGGFGFGQGGQGNGIGGGSSGYGGQGSGNGGAGSGYGGQGSGNGGFGFGHGGQGNGLGGGSSGYGGQGSGNGGLGFGQGKGNGGFGFGQGNGNSGGGSGYGGQGNGNVGGGFGQGKGNGGSGFGQGGQGNGNVGGGYGQGGQGNGNVGGGFGQGGQGNGNVGGGYGQGGQGSGNGAFGFGQGGQGSGKGNDKNGVYRY; from the exons ATGGCCACTAAG ttagaacAAAAACAACTTTCTGAAAATGAAGAATATGCTACAAACCCACTTAAG ATTGCTGCAACTGTTTTATTAACAGTCATCGCATCTGCCTTGGCTACACCAACTGGATATGGAAATGGACAAAATTCA GCCCTTATGCCCTACCAATTTGCGTACAACGTCAACGACGCCTATAAGGGACTGGATTTCGGCCAAAGGGAAAATTCTGACGGCAACGCCGTCTACGGATCCTACACTGTACAACTTCCCGATGGCAGGAGACAGAac GTTGACTATAGAGCCGATCATCAAACAGGCTACGTAGCCAAGGTCAACTACGAAGGTCAAGCCCAACACCCAAAGAACTATGGACCGGCCATTACATTTAGACCATCTTTCGGTAATGGAGGACAGGGAGGCAGTGGATTCGGACAAGGTGGATCTGGATTCGGACAAGGCGGATCCGGATATGGAAACGGTGGTTTCGGACAAGGTGGCAGCGGATTCGGACAAGGTGGATCTGGATTCGGACAAGGTGGATCCGGATATGGCAGCGGTAGCTTCGGACAAGGTGGCAGCGGATTTGGACAAGGCGGATCTGGATTCGGACAAggtggatctggatccggatccggatacggtGGCAACAGTGGCAGCGGATTCGGACAAGGTGGATCTGGACACGGAAGTGGCGGATTTGGACAAggtggatctggatccggatccggatacggtGGCAACAGTGGCAGTGGATTCGGACAAGGTGGATCTGGACACGGAAGTGGCGGATTTGGACAAagtggatccagatccggatccggatacggtGGCAACAGTGGCAGTGGATTCGGACAAGGTGGATCTGGACACGGAAGCGGTGGATTTGGACAAAGTGGATCCGGATCTGGATACGGTGGCAACAGTGGCAGTGGATTCGGACAAGGTGGATCCGGACACGGAAGCAGTGGCTTTGGACAAggtggatccggatccggatacggtGGCAACAGTGGCAGTCAATATGGCC ACGGTAGCGGTGTTGCTGGCGACTTATATAATATAGTCTTGGCTTCATCTCATCCTAGCTATGAATCG CCACCCATGCCATATCAGTTCGCCTACGACGTGAAGGATCCTTTGAAAGGTCTAAGCTTTGACCACAGGGAACAGTCGGACGGGAATGTCGTCACTGGTTTCTACAATGTTGCTCTTCCTGATGGTCGTCAACAAAAT GTTGAATACTCAGCTGATCACCAAACAGGCTTCGTTGCCAAAGTCAACTACGAAGGGCAAGCTCAGCATCCTCAGGTATATGGGCCAGCTATCACCTTCAGGCCATCTCAAAACAATGGAGGAAATGGATTTGGATATGGTGGTCAAGGAAATGGAAATGGCGGAGCTGGATCTGGCTACGGTGGTCAAGGAAGTGGAAATGGCGGAGCTGGATCTGGCTACGGTGGTCAAGGAAGTGGAAATGGCGGATTTGGATTCGGCCAAGGTGGGCAAGGAAATGGAATAGGCGGAGGTAGCTCTGGCTATGGTGGTCAAGGAAGTGGAAATGGCGGAGCTGGATCTGGCTATGGTGGTCAAGGAAGTGGCAATGGCGGTTTTGGATTTGGCCATGGAGGACAAGGAAATGGATTGGGCGGAGGTAGCTCTGGCTATGGTGGTCAAGGAAGTGGAAATGGCGGTTTAGGATTTGGCCAAGGAAAAGGAAATGGTGGTTTTGGATTTGGCCAAGGAAATGGAAATAGTGGAGGTGGATCTGGCTATGGTGGTCAAGGAAATGGAAATGTCGGTGGTGGATTTGGCCAAGGAAAAGGAAACGGTGGTTCTGGATTTGGCCAAGGAGGACAAGGAAATGGAAATGTCGGAGGTGGATATGGCCAAGGAGGACAAGGAAATGGAAATGTCGGAGGTGGATTTGGCCAAGGAGGACAAGGTAATGGAAATGTCGGAGGTGGATATGGCCAAGGAGGACAAGGAAGTGGAAATGGGGCATTCGGATTCGGCCAGGGAGGACAAGGATCTGGCAAAGGCAACGATAAAAACGGAGTATACAGGTACTAA